One region of Drosophila kikkawai strain 14028-0561.14 chromosome 2R, DkikHiC1v2, whole genome shotgun sequence genomic DNA includes:
- the Psi gene encoding far upstream element-binding protein 3, protein MSDFQTQQASLSQSQALAQAIQRAKQIAAKIQPNQQGGAPAGPSPPAGGGGPGPGGNAFKRMNDDGDSGPESKRSFGSPDYANNSNMSSGSGGGGGGGGSQGGASITQAIAQAAAVAARLAASAGTTCEEQIRIPDSVASAFMGRGSNDTITHIQAESGAKVQVMQDQDRVLMLRGQRETVTKGREMIQAMANRGGGGQVEVLLTINMPPPGPSGYPPYQEIMIPGAKVGLVIGKGGDTIKQLQEKTGAKMIIIQDGPNQEVIKPLRISGEAQKIEHAKQMVLDLIAQKDAQTQQQGRGGGGGGGAGGGGGGGGGPGMGYNNFNNGNGGESVEVFVPKIAVGVVIGKGGDMIRKIQTECGCKLQFIQGKNDEMGDRRCVIQGTRQQVEDAKRTIDGLIENVMQRNGMNRNGNGGGGGGGQGGGDQSNSNYGYGYGVNHAQGGREEITFLVPASKCGIVIGRGGETIKLINQQSGAHTEMDRNASNPPNEKLFKSKGTTDQVEAARQMISEKINMELNVISRKPIGGGGGGQGGGGQNNSHHNQQQGGGYGGPNQMQGGDPSSGQGYQQQQQQPWGGAPYGQQGWDPSGQQQQQQQQMAMAANQGAAAGAGAGGGGQDYSAQWIEYYKQMGCHREAEMIEQQMKAKQAGGASGPGQQQPQQQQQQQQQPQQQSQAQQQAGGASGAGGADYSAQWAEYYRSVGKIEEAEAIEKTLKNKSQNGAPSGGQNNAPNPGQGGGPNPGQQQPNPAAAAAAAAAAAAAAASGYGQSMTPSQYAQYSQYYAAAAAAGGQPQGAPQPGGGQGGGPPAGYPGGYPGAGYGGYPGAPGQQQQKTHKNDKH, encoded by the exons ATGAGCGACTTCCAAACTCAGCAAGCAAGCCTTAGTCAATCTCAGGCGCTGGCCCAGGCAATACAGCGTGCCAAGCAG ATTGCTGCAAAGATACAACCGAATCAACAAGGCGGTGCACCAGCGGGCCCATCGCCACCAGCGGGAGGAGGAGGTCCCGGTCCTGGCGGCAACGCTTTTAAGCGAATGAACGACGACGGCGACAGCGGCCCCGAAAGCAAGCGCTCCTTTGGTAGCCCGGATTACGCCAACAACTCTAACATGAGCAGTGGtagcggaggaggaggcggcggcggaggcagCCAGGGCGGGGCCAGCATCACCCAGGCCATTGCCCAGGCAGCAGCGGTTGCTGCCAGGCTGGCTGCCTCGGCGGGTACCACCTGCGAGGAACAGATCCGCATCCCCGACTCGGTGGCCAGTGCCTTCATGGGTCGTGGAAGCAACGACACCATTACCCACATTCAGGCCGAGTCGGGAGCTAAGGTGCAGGTGATGCAGGATCAGGATCGCGTTCTGATGCTGCGCGGCCAGCGCGAAACCGTGACCAAGGGTCGCGAGATGATCCAGGCGATGGCCAATCGGGGCGGAGGCGGACAGGTAGAGGTCCTGCTCACCATTAACATGCCGCCACCCGGTCCGAGTGGCTATCCGCCGTATCAAGAGATCATGATACCGGGCGCCAAGGTGGGACTGGTTATTGGCAAGGGCGGCGACACCATCAAGCAGCTGCAAGAGAAGACCGGCGCCAAGATGATCATTATACAAGACGGGCCCAATCAGGAGGTGATCAAGCCACTGCGCATATCCGGCGAGGCGCAGAAAATCGAGCACGCCAAGCAGATGGTGCTGGATCTGATTGCCCAAAAGGATGCCCAGACTCAGCAGCAGGGACgaggtggcggtggcggcggaggagcaggaggtggtggtggcggaggCGGCGGGCCTGGCATGGGCTACAACAACTTTAACAATGGCAACGGCGGCGAGAGCGTCGAAGTCTTTGTGCCCAAGATAGCGGTGGGCGTGGTCATTGGCAAGGGCGGCGACATGATCCGAAAGATACAAACCGAATGCGGCTGCAAGTTGCAGTTTATCCAGGGAAAGAACGACGAGATGGGAGACCGAAGGTGCGTCATCCAGGGCACTCGACAGCAAGTCGAGGATGCCAAGCGCACGATTGATGGCTTGATCGAGAACGTGATG CAACGCAATGGCATGAACCGAAATGGCAATggaggtggcggcggcggaggccaAGGAGGTGGCGACCAAAGCAATTCCAATTACGGCTACGGATATGGGGTGAACCATGCCCAAGGCGGACGGGAGGAGATCACATTCCTGGTGCCCGCTTCCAAGTGTGGA ATTGTTATTGGCCGCGGTGGCGAGACCATTAAGCTGATCAACCAGCAATCCGGAGCCCACACCGAAATGGATCGCAATGCCAGCAATCCGCCCAACGAGAAACTCTTCAAATCCAAGGGCACCACCGACCAGGTGGAGGCAGCCCGCCAAATGATCTCCGAAAAGATAAACATGGAGCTGAATGTCATCTCCCGCAAGCCCATCggcggaggaggtggtggccaAGGAGGCGGGGGCCAGAACAACTCACATCACAATCAACAGCAGGGCGGCGGCTATGGTGGCCCCAATCAAATGCAAGGTGGCGATCCTAGCTCGGGTCAGGGctatcagcagcaacagcagcagccttgGGGAGGTGCTCCCTACGGTCAGCAGGGCTGGGATCCGTCCggtcagcagcaacagcagcagcaacaaatggCGATGGCAGCCAATCAGGGTGCAGCTGCTGGTGCGGGAGCAGGAGGCGGCGGTCAGGATTACTCGGCGCAATGGATAGAATACTACAA ACAAATGGGCTGCCATCGGGAGGCTGAGATGATCGAGCAACAGATGAAGGCCAAGCAAGCGGGCGGTGCCTCCGGCCCTGGCCAGCAGCAAccccaacaacagcagcagcagcagcaacagccccAACAGCAGTCACAGGCCCAGCAGCAAGCAGGTGGTGCCAGCGGAGCTGGAGGAGCCGACTACAGTGCACAATGGGCGGAATATTACCGCAGTGTGGGCAAGATCGAAGAGGCTGAGGCCATTGAAAAGACATTAAAAAACAAG TCACAGAACGGAGCACCTAGCGGTGGCCAGAACAATGCGCCTAATCCCGGCCAGGGCGGTGGTCCCAATCCCGGCCAGCAACAGCCCAATCCAGccgcagcggcggcagcagcagcagctgcggcggcagcggcagctagCGGATATGGACAGAGTATGACACCCAGCCAGTACGCTCAGTATTCGCAGTATTATGCGgccgcagctgctgctggtggccaGCCGCAAGGAGCGCCGCAGCCAGGCGGCGGACAGGGTGGCGGTCCACCAGCGGGTTATCCTGGTGGCTATCCAGGCGCTGGCTACGGCGGCTATCCCGGCGCACcgggccaacagcagcagaaaacGCACAAAAACGACAAACACTGA
- the LOC108076170 gene encoding lysozyme produces the protein MYTRSSLFVFLLGLTIGVIWIQAGTQQPITETCLVCMCQALSGCNDTAVCVNGACGIFRITWDQWVDSGRFTIEGDSPLTESSFTNCANDPICAANTLQSYMVKYGQDCNDDETEDCYDYGAIHYMGPFNCKADMPYSYESVFRRCLRDALRAEKRQKAN, from the exons ATGTATACCAGATCAtcattgtttgtttttctcctGGGTCTAACCATCGGAGTGATATGGATCCAAGCGGGGACCCAACAGCCCATCACAGAGACCTGCCTGGTGTGTATGTGTCAGGCCCTGAGTGGCTGCAATGACACGGCTGTGTGCGTGAATGGGGCTTGTGGCATCTTCAGGATCACCTGGGATCAGTGGGTGGACTCCGGGCGATTTACCATAGAAGGGGACTCTCCTTTAACGGAAAGCT cCTTCACCAACTGCGCCAACGATCCTATTTGCGCTGCCAATACCTTGCAGAGCTACATGGTCAAATACGGTCAGGATTGTAACGATGACGAAACGGAGGACTGCTACGATTATGGAGCCATCCATTACATGGGTCCCTTTAACTGCAAGGCAGATATGCCCTACTCCTATGAAAGCGTCTTCAGACGCTGCCTGAGAGATGCTCTGCGGGCTGAGAAGCGCCAGAAAGCCAACTGA
- the Dek gene encoding protein DEK isoform X2, whose product MDANKAAETAAKENAADKVSDVENAAGAAGEAKAEKATDAVTPPAAADVDASAAATDDVADKKAKGDATAAPAPESDAAADKKEKSPSPAVKKSSNSKDAAKKEEDDDKDDENTEDGDEPDENEEEDDKASTADGDKKQKAKPEAEDKKKDATDEAKPKAGAEKAKKTESTKAKNGKLGKAENDDDEEDDEDAEDDADGDENDGLDKNNEVAEDDENVVALAEIDRINENINKTRVDGLQTLHALCFGAQGKNNVVKKNLRSFAGFEFAKDSAEYNKKLESIKKVDNKGLRSICEILVLDRKGSKNEIVLRVLKFLMEPDESLCLEQGDEDEEDAEEEDLDEDEDEEDPPSEEDKKRKSTKSSGPAGRGSARNSAGRPRRSTAGKKMSAYVDFSSSEESEHKVAVAKRRRNDDSESGSDYNPSGNSDSDAGRGGGGGGAAARKAPSRGSRGRPARKSRRRNSDSEEEEESELSEADSDVPKRKRGAVGKRGRPAAPAPAGRRGRGRGAAARRRKDSDSEEEDISEDEEEEELSEFGSDQSEEERPKKSKKPTTPAKNSKANNKSKPAGKADGRSKKSKKESSEEEDDDVDDKDESDEDEPLTKKGKQAFPTDEQIRGYVKEILDKANLEEITMKTVCKQVYAKYPDFDLTEKKDFIKATVKALIAT is encoded by the exons GATGCTAACAAAGCGGCAGAAACGGCAGCCAAAGAAAATGCCGCCGATAAGGTAAGCGATGTGGAAAATGCAGCGGGCGCCGCGGGGGAGGCCAAAGCCGAAAAGGCCACCGATGCAGTGACACCCCCTGCCGCCGCCGATGTCGACGCCTCTGCTGCGGCCACTGATGACGTCGCTGATAAAAAAGCCAAAGGAGACGCAACGGCAGCTCCAGCTCCCGAATCGGATGCAG CTGCAGACAAAAAGGAGAAATCCCCTTCGCCGGCTGTAAAGAAATCTAGTAACAGCAAGGATGCTGCTAAAaaggaggaggacgacgacAAGGATGATGAAAATACAGAGGATGGCGATGAGCCGGATGAGAATGAGGAGGAAGATGACAAGGCCAGCACCGCGGATGGTGACAAGAAGCAGAAAGCCAAACCGGAAGCTGAAGACAAGAAGAAGGATGCCACAGATGAggcaaagccaaaggcagGAGCAGAAAAGGCCAAGAAGACCGAGTCGACAAAAGCCAAGAACGGCAAGCTGGGCAAGGCGGAGAACGATGACGACGAAGAGGATGATGAAGACGCCGAAGATGATGCTGATGGTGATGAGAACGACGGCTTGGACAAGAACAACGAGGTAGCCGAGGATGATGAGAATGTCGTGGCTCTCGCCGAGATCGATCGCATCAACGAGAACATAAACAAGACTCGTGTGGATGGGCTCCAAACGCTGCATGCA CTCTGCTTTGGAGCCCAGGGCAAGAACAACGTGGTGAAGAAAAACTTGCGCTCCTTTGCCGGCTTCGAGTTCGCCAAGGATTCGGCAGAGTACAACAAGAAGCTGGAGTCCATCAAAAAGGTCGACAACAAGGGTCTGCGCAGCATCTGTGAGATACTTGTGCTCGATCGCAAGGGCAGCAAAAACGAGATTGTGCTGCGGGTGCTCAAATTCCTAATGGAACCCGATGAATCGCTCTGCTTGGAGCAGGGCGATGAAGATGAGGAAGATGCCGAGGAAGAGGATCtggacgaggatgaggatgaggaagaTCCGCCCAGTGAGGAAGACAAGAAGCGGAAGAGCACCAAGTCCAGTGGACCAGCTGGCAGAGGTTCTGCGCGCAATTCCGCTGGACGTCCCAGGCGATCCACCGCAGGAAAAA AAATGTCCGCATATGTTGATTTCTCCAGCTCTGAGGAGAGCGAACACAAAGTGGCAGTGGCCAAGAGGAGACGTAATGATGACTCCGAATCTGGCTCAGAT TACAATCCTTCGGGAAATTCGGATTCCGATGCCGgtcgtggtggtggtggcggaggTGCAGCTGCTCGAAAAGCTCCCAGCCGTGGCAGTCGCGGTCGTCCGGCGCGTAAGAGTCGCCGAAGAAACTCTGATTcagaggaggaagaggaaTCCGAACTGTCCGAGGCCGATAGTGAT GTCCCGAAACGGAAGCGGGGCGCAGTGGGCAAACGTGGACGACCAGCAGCACCTGCGCCAGCTGGACGAAGAGGTAGAGGGCGCGGAGCAGCGGCGCGAAGGCGTAAGGATTCCGATAGCGAAGAAGAAGATATATCCGAAgatgaagaggaggaggagctgtcCGAGTTTGGCAGTGATCAAAGCGAG GAGGAACGTCCCAAAAAGAGTAAGAAACCCACAACGCCTGCGAAAAATAGCAAAGCTAATAACAAGTCAAAACCAGCTGGAAAGG CCGATGGTCGATCGAAGAAATCAAAGAAGGAGTCGTCCGAGGAAGAGGACGATGATGTCGATGACAAGGACGAATCCGACGAGGACGAGCCACTAACCAAAAAGGGCAAACAGGCATTCCCAACG gaTGAACAAATTCGCGGCTATGTCAAAGAGATCTTGGATAAAGCCAATCTCGAGGAGATTACAATGAAAACAGTGTGCAAGCAAGTGTATGCGAAATATCCAGACTTTGATCTAACAGAAAAGAAAGACTTCATCAAGGCAACAGTCAAAGCG TTAATTGCGACATAG
- the eEF1beta gene encoding probable elongation factor 1-beta, translating into MAFGDVKTPAGLKELNNFLADNSYISGYTPSKADLSVFDALGKAPAGDYVNVARWYRHIASFEAAERAAWTGTPLPQLAGAKPTVAAPAKPAADDDDDVDLFGSDDEEDEEAERIKQERVAAYAAKKSKKPALIAKSSVLLDVKPWDDETDMKEMEKNVRTIEMDGLLWGASKLVPVGYGINKLQIMCVIEDDKVSIDLLQEKIEEFEDFVQSVDIAAFNKI; encoded by the exons ATGGCTTTCGGTGATGTGAAGACCCCCGCTGGACTCAAGGAGTTGAACAACTTCCTGGCCGACAACAGCTACATCAGCGG ATACACTCCCAGCAAGGCCGATCTGTCGGTGTTCGATGCTCTGGGCAAGGCCCCGGCCGGTGACTACGTGAACGTGGCCCGCTGGTACCGTCACATTGCCTCCTTCGAGGCCGCAGAGCGTGCCGCATGGACTGGCACTCCTCTGCCCCAGCTGGCCGGAGCCAAGCCCACCGTGGCTGCTCCCGCCAAGCCGGCTgccgacgatgacgacgatgtGGATCTATTCGGAtccgatgacgaggaggacgaagaGGCCGAGCGCATCAAGCAGGAGCGCGTTGCTGCCTACGCCGCCAAGAAGTCCAAGAAGCCCGCCCTCATTGCCAAGTCCTCCGTGCTCCTGGATGTCAAGCCCTGGGACGATGAGACCGACATGAAGGAGATGGAGAAGAATGTGCGCACCATCGAGATGGACGGTCTGCTGTGGGGAGCCTCCAAGCTGGTGCCCGTGGGCTATGGCATCAACAAGCTGCAGATCATGTGCGTCATTGAGGACGATAAGGTGTCCATTGATCTGCTGCAAGAGAAGATTGAGGAGTTCGAGGACTTTGTTCAGTCCGTCGACATTGCTGCCTTCAACAAGATCTAA
- the LOC108076222 gene encoding lysozyme — translation MRVFLGMFFGYFLLALGPTLVRSQGHVLDKPVTELCLTCICEAISGCNATAICTSPEKGTCGIFRITWAYWVDAGKLTLNGEDPDSENAFQNCANDPHCAADLVQNYMKKFNQDCNGDGEMNCHDYAKIHNLGAYGCQGELTFDYQSAFEECIENYQDQGFE, via the exons ATGAGAGTTTTCTTGGGAAtgttttttggttattttctGCTGGCGCTAGGACCCACTTTAGTTAGAAGTCAAG GTCACGTGCTGGATAAGCCCGTAACTGAGCTGTGTCTCACTTGTATTTGCGAGGCAATCAGCGGCTGCAATGCCACGGCCATTTGCACGAGTCCGGAGAAGGGAACCTGTGGCATTTTCCGCATCACCTGGGCCTACTGGGTGGATGCGGGAAAACTGACGCTGAATGGCGAGGATCCAGACTCGGAGAACGCCTTCCAGAACTGCGCCAATGATCCGCACTGTGCCGCTGATTTGGTGCAGAATTATATGAAAAAATTTAATCAGGATTGCAATGGGGACGGCGAAATGAATTGCCATGATTATGCCAAAATCCACAATTTGGGGGCCTATGGCTGTCAAGGAGAATTGACTTTTGATTATCAGAGTGCTTTTGAGGAGTGTATCGAGAACTACCAGGACCAGGGTTTTGAATAA
- the LOC108076284 gene encoding invertebrate-type lysozyme 3: MAANKLSCTLAIGALLCLGFAALIQATDKPVTDVCLGCICEAISGCNQTRYCGGGVCGLFRITWAYWSDGGKLTLGNESPQSEDAYANCVNDPYCAANTIQNYMTKFGQDCNGDGAVDCYDYAAIHKLGGYGCTGELAYNYQNTLGTCLTSFQSVDVRISG; encoded by the exons ATGGCTGCCAACAAATTAAGCTGCACTCTGGCCATTGGGGCTCTGCTATGCCTGGGATTCGCGGCTCTCATTCAGGCCACCG ATAAGCCGGTGACTGATGTGTGCCTGGGATGCATCTGCGAGGCCATTAGTGGATGCAACCAGACCCGCTATTGCGGCGGTGGAGTCTGCGGCCTGTTTCGCATCACCTGGGCTTACTGGTCCGACGGCGGCAAGCTGACCTTGGGCAACGAGAGTCCCCAGTCGGAGGACG CTTATGCCAACTGCGTGAACGATCCCTACTGCGCGGCCAACACCATTCAGAACTACATGACCAAGTTCGGTCAGGATTGCAATGGTGACGGTGCCGTCGATTGCTACGATTATGCTGCCATCCACAAGCTGGGAGGATACGGATGCACCGGAGAGTTGGCCTATAATTATCAGAACACCCTGGGCACATGCCTGACTTCGTTCCAGAGTGTTGATGTGCGCATTTCCGGTTAA
- the Dek gene encoding protein DEK isoform X3 yields the protein MDANKAAETAAKENAADKVSDVENAAGAAGEAKAEKATDAVTPPAAADVDASAAATDDVADKKAKGDATAAPAPESDAAAADKKEKSPSPAVKKSSNSKDAAKKEEDDDKDDENTEDGDEPDENEEEDDKASTADGDKKQKAKPEAEDKKKDATDEAKPKAGAEKAKKTESTKAKNGKLGKAENDDDEEDDEDAEDDADGDENDGLDKNNEVAEDDENVVALAEIDRINENINKTRVDGLQTLHALCFGAQGKNNVVKKNLRSFAGFEFAKDSAEYNKKLESIKKVDNKGLRSICEILVLDRKGSKNEIVLRVLKFLMEPDESLCLEQGDEDEEDAEEEDLDEDEDEEDPPSEEDKKRKSTKSSGPAGRGSARNSAGRPRRSTAGKKMSAYVDFSSSEESEHKVAVAKRRRNDDSESGSDYNPSGNSDSDAGRGGGGGGAAARKAPSRGSRGRPARKSRRRNSDSEEEEESELSEADSDVPKRKRGAVGKRGRPAAPAPAGRRGRGRGAAARRRKDSDSEEEDISEDEEEEELSEFGSDQSEEERPKKSKKPTTPAKNSKANNKSKPAGKADGRSKKSKKESSEEEDDDVDDKDESDEDEPLTKKGKQAFPTDEQIRGYVKEILDKANLEEITMKTVCKQVYAKYPDFDLTEKKDFIKATVKALIAT from the exons ATG GATGCTAACAAAGCGGCAGAAACGGCAGCCAAAGAAAATGCCGCCGATAAGGTAAGCGATGTGGAAAATGCAGCGGGCGCCGCGGGGGAGGCCAAAGCCGAAAAGGCCACCGATGCAGTGACACCCCCTGCCGCCGCCGATGTCGACGCCTCTGCTGCGGCCACTGATGACGTCGCTGATAAAAAAGCCAAAGGAGACGCAACGGCAGCTCCAGCTCCCGAATCGGATGCAG CAGCTGCAGACAAAAAGGAGAAATCCCCTTCGCCGGCTGTAAAGAAATCTAGTAACAGCAAGGATGCTGCTAAAaaggaggaggacgacgacAAGGATGATGAAAATACAGAGGATGGCGATGAGCCGGATGAGAATGAGGAGGAAGATGACAAGGCCAGCACCGCGGATGGTGACAAGAAGCAGAAAGCCAAACCGGAAGCTGAAGACAAGAAGAAGGATGCCACAGATGAggcaaagccaaaggcagGAGCAGAAAAGGCCAAGAAGACCGAGTCGACAAAAGCCAAGAACGGCAAGCTGGGCAAGGCGGAGAACGATGACGACGAAGAGGATGATGAAGACGCCGAAGATGATGCTGATGGTGATGAGAACGACGGCTTGGACAAGAACAACGAGGTAGCCGAGGATGATGAGAATGTCGTGGCTCTCGCCGAGATCGATCGCATCAACGAGAACATAAACAAGACTCGTGTGGATGGGCTCCAAACGCTGCATGCA CTCTGCTTTGGAGCCCAGGGCAAGAACAACGTGGTGAAGAAAAACTTGCGCTCCTTTGCCGGCTTCGAGTTCGCCAAGGATTCGGCAGAGTACAACAAGAAGCTGGAGTCCATCAAAAAGGTCGACAACAAGGGTCTGCGCAGCATCTGTGAGATACTTGTGCTCGATCGCAAGGGCAGCAAAAACGAGATTGTGCTGCGGGTGCTCAAATTCCTAATGGAACCCGATGAATCGCTCTGCTTGGAGCAGGGCGATGAAGATGAGGAAGATGCCGAGGAAGAGGATCtggacgaggatgaggatgaggaagaTCCGCCCAGTGAGGAAGACAAGAAGCGGAAGAGCACCAAGTCCAGTGGACCAGCTGGCAGAGGTTCTGCGCGCAATTCCGCTGGACGTCCCAGGCGATCCACCGCAGGAAAAA AAATGTCCGCATATGTTGATTTCTCCAGCTCTGAGGAGAGCGAACACAAAGTGGCAGTGGCCAAGAGGAGACGTAATGATGACTCCGAATCTGGCTCAGAT TACAATCCTTCGGGAAATTCGGATTCCGATGCCGgtcgtggtggtggtggcggaggTGCAGCTGCTCGAAAAGCTCCCAGCCGTGGCAGTCGCGGTCGTCCGGCGCGTAAGAGTCGCCGAAGAAACTCTGATTcagaggaggaagaggaaTCCGAACTGTCCGAGGCCGATAGTGAT GTCCCGAAACGGAAGCGGGGCGCAGTGGGCAAACGTGGACGACCAGCAGCACCTGCGCCAGCTGGACGAAGAGGTAGAGGGCGCGGAGCAGCGGCGCGAAGGCGTAAGGATTCCGATAGCGAAGAAGAAGATATATCCGAAgatgaagaggaggaggagctgtcCGAGTTTGGCAGTGATCAAAGCGAG GAGGAACGTCCCAAAAAGAGTAAGAAACCCACAACGCCTGCGAAAAATAGCAAAGCTAATAACAAGTCAAAACCAGCTGGAAAGG CCGATGGTCGATCGAAGAAATCAAAGAAGGAGTCGTCCGAGGAAGAGGACGATGATGTCGATGACAAGGACGAATCCGACGAGGACGAGCCACTAACCAAAAAGGGCAAACAGGCATTCCCAACG gaTGAACAAATTCGCGGCTATGTCAAAGAGATCTTGGATAAAGCCAATCTCGAGGAGATTACAATGAAAACAGTGTGCAAGCAAGTGTATGCGAAATATCCAGACTTTGATCTAACAGAAAAGAAAGACTTCATCAAGGCAACAGTCAAAGCG TTAATTGCGACATAG
- the Dek gene encoding protein DEK isoform X1, translated as MDANKAAETAAKENAADKVSDVENAAGAAGEAKAEKATDAVTPPAAADVDASAAATDDVADKKAKGDATAAPAPESDAAAADKKEKSPSPAVKKSSNSKDAAKKEEDDDKDDENTEDGDEPDENEEEDDKASTADGDKKQKAKPEAEDKKKDATDEAKPKAGAEKAKKTESTKAKNGKLGKAENDDDEEDDEDAEDDADGDENDGLDKNNEVAEDDENVVALAEIDRINENINKTRVDGLQTLHALCFGAQGKNNVVKKNLRSFAGFEFAKDSAEYNKKLESIKKVDNKGLRSICEILVLDRKGSKNEIVLRVLKFLMEPDESLCLEQGDEDEEDAEEEDLDEDEDEEDPPSEEDKKRKSTKSSGPAGRGSARNSAGRPRRSTAGKKMSAYVDFSSSEESEHKVAVAKRRRNDDSESGSDYNPSGNSDSDAGRGGGGGGAAARKAPSRGSRGRPARKSRRRNSDSEEEEESELSEADSDVPKRKRGAVGKRGRPAAPAPAGRRGRGRGAAARRRKDSDSEEEDISEDEEEEELSEFGSDQSEEERPKKSKKPTTPAKNSKANNKSKPAGKADGRSKKSKKESSEEEDDDVDDKDESDEDEPLTKKGKQAFPTDEQIRGYVKEILDKANLEEITMKTVCKQVYAKYPDFDLTEKKDFIKATVKALIAT; from the exons GATGCTAACAAAGCGGCAGAAACGGCAGCCAAAGAAAATGCCGCCGATAAGGTAAGCGATGTGGAAAATGCAGCGGGCGCCGCGGGGGAGGCCAAAGCCGAAAAGGCCACCGATGCAGTGACACCCCCTGCCGCCGCCGATGTCGACGCCTCTGCTGCGGCCACTGATGACGTCGCTGATAAAAAAGCCAAAGGAGACGCAACGGCAGCTCCAGCTCCCGAATCGGATGCAG CAGCTGCAGACAAAAAGGAGAAATCCCCTTCGCCGGCTGTAAAGAAATCTAGTAACAGCAAGGATGCTGCTAAAaaggaggaggacgacgacAAGGATGATGAAAATACAGAGGATGGCGATGAGCCGGATGAGAATGAGGAGGAAGATGACAAGGCCAGCACCGCGGATGGTGACAAGAAGCAGAAAGCCAAACCGGAAGCTGAAGACAAGAAGAAGGATGCCACAGATGAggcaaagccaaaggcagGAGCAGAAAAGGCCAAGAAGACCGAGTCGACAAAAGCCAAGAACGGCAAGCTGGGCAAGGCGGAGAACGATGACGACGAAGAGGATGATGAAGACGCCGAAGATGATGCTGATGGTGATGAGAACGACGGCTTGGACAAGAACAACGAGGTAGCCGAGGATGATGAGAATGTCGTGGCTCTCGCCGAGATCGATCGCATCAACGAGAACATAAACAAGACTCGTGTGGATGGGCTCCAAACGCTGCATGCA CTCTGCTTTGGAGCCCAGGGCAAGAACAACGTGGTGAAGAAAAACTTGCGCTCCTTTGCCGGCTTCGAGTTCGCCAAGGATTCGGCAGAGTACAACAAGAAGCTGGAGTCCATCAAAAAGGTCGACAACAAGGGTCTGCGCAGCATCTGTGAGATACTTGTGCTCGATCGCAAGGGCAGCAAAAACGAGATTGTGCTGCGGGTGCTCAAATTCCTAATGGAACCCGATGAATCGCTCTGCTTGGAGCAGGGCGATGAAGATGAGGAAGATGCCGAGGAAGAGGATCtggacgaggatgaggatgaggaagaTCCGCCCAGTGAGGAAGACAAGAAGCGGAAGAGCACCAAGTCCAGTGGACCAGCTGGCAGAGGTTCTGCGCGCAATTCCGCTGGACGTCCCAGGCGATCCACCGCAGGAAAAA AAATGTCCGCATATGTTGATTTCTCCAGCTCTGAGGAGAGCGAACACAAAGTGGCAGTGGCCAAGAGGAGACGTAATGATGACTCCGAATCTGGCTCAGAT TACAATCCTTCGGGAAATTCGGATTCCGATGCCGgtcgtggtggtggtggcggaggTGCAGCTGCTCGAAAAGCTCCCAGCCGTGGCAGTCGCGGTCGTCCGGCGCGTAAGAGTCGCCGAAGAAACTCTGATTcagaggaggaagaggaaTCCGAACTGTCCGAGGCCGATAGTGAT GTCCCGAAACGGAAGCGGGGCGCAGTGGGCAAACGTGGACGACCAGCAGCACCTGCGCCAGCTGGACGAAGAGGTAGAGGGCGCGGAGCAGCGGCGCGAAGGCGTAAGGATTCCGATAGCGAAGAAGAAGATATATCCGAAgatgaagaggaggaggagctgtcCGAGTTTGGCAGTGATCAAAGCGAG GAGGAACGTCCCAAAAAGAGTAAGAAACCCACAACGCCTGCGAAAAATAGCAAAGCTAATAACAAGTCAAAACCAGCTGGAAAGG CCGATGGTCGATCGAAGAAATCAAAGAAGGAGTCGTCCGAGGAAGAGGACGATGATGTCGATGACAAGGACGAATCCGACGAGGACGAGCCACTAACCAAAAAGGGCAAACAGGCATTCCCAACG gaTGAACAAATTCGCGGCTATGTCAAAGAGATCTTGGATAAAGCCAATCTCGAGGAGATTACAATGAAAACAGTGTGCAAGCAAGTGTATGCGAAATATCCAGACTTTGATCTAACAGAAAAGAAAGACTTCATCAAGGCAACAGTCAAAGCG TTAATTGCGACATAG